One genomic segment of Ehrlichia chaffeensis str. Arkansas includes these proteins:
- the lepA gene encoding translation elongation factor 4 encodes MDESHIRNFAIIAHIDHGKSTLADRLIEECNGLDEREMKDQVLDSMDIERERGITIKAQTVRLAYKAKDGQTYYLNLMDTPGHVDFSYEVSRSLAACEGSLLIVDSSQGVEAQTLANVYKAIDSNHEIIPVLNKIDLASSDPDKVKLQIEDMIGIDASESLLVSAKSGIGIQDVLEAIVSRLPAPSGKSENPLKAILVDTWYDTYLGIVILLRIKDGVIRKGMKIVMMSNNAVYQVDNVGIFTPHKKVVDQLSVGEIGFITASIKELSDCKVGDTITEEQRRCSEPLPGFRTIHPVVFCSIFPNEAGEFERLREALKKLQLNDASFTFEIEVSNALGYGFRCGFLGMLHLEVIQERLEREFNLDLTATAPGVIYQVTTRSGDVRKVHNPHDFGESQDIANIKEPWICATIMVPDQYLGVIMSLCNNKRGEKLDLSYSGNTALLKYRLPLSEVVFDFYDRIKSMSKGYASLDWEMDEYLDSEIAKLSILINSEPVDALACIIHKSKVEQRGREICLRLKDLIPRQQYKIAIQAAVGGRIVARETISPYRKDVTAKLYGGDVTRRMKLLEKQKKGKKRLRSIGNVNVPHNAFIQALKIID; translated from the coding sequence ATGGATGAAAGTCATATAAGAAATTTTGCTATAATAGCTCATATTGATCATGGTAAGTCTACGTTAGCTGATCGGTTAATAGAAGAATGTAATGGTTTGGATGAACGGGAGATGAAGGATCAAGTACTTGATTCCATGGATATTGAAAGAGAACGTGGTATTACAATTAAAGCACAAACTGTTAGATTAGCATATAAAGCTAAAGATGGACAAACTTATTACTTAAATTTAATGGATACACCAGGACATGTGGATTTTTCATATGAGGTAAGTAGAAGTTTGGCTGCTTGTGAGGGATCATTACTTATTGTAGATAGTAGTCAGGGAGTTGAAGCACAAACTTTAGCAAATGTATATAAGGCTATAGATAGTAATCATGAGATTATCCCAGTGCTAAATAAGATAGATTTAGCATCTTCAGATCCAGACAAAGTAAAGTTGCAAATAGAAGATATGATTGGTATTGACGCAAGTGAGTCACTACTTGTGTCAGCAAAGTCAGGTATTGGTATACAAGATGTATTAGAAGCTATTGTTTCTAGATTACCAGCTCCATCTGGGAAATCAGAGAATCCGTTAAAAGCTATACTAGTTGATACTTGGTATGATACATATCTTGGTATAGTAATTTTGTTGCGTATTAAAGATGGTGTTATAAGAAAGGGCATGAAAATTGTCATGATGTCAAATAATGCTGTGTATCAAGTTGATAATGTAGGTATTTTTACCCCGCATAAGAAAGTTGTGGATCAACTTTCAGTAGGTGAAATTGGATTTATTACTGCATCTATTAAAGAATTATCTGATTGTAAAGTGGGAGATACAATTACTGAAGAGCAGAGAAGATGTAGTGAACCACTTCCTGGATTTAGGACGATTCATCCTGTAGTGTTTTGTAGTATTTTTCCAAATGAAGCTGGAGAATTTGAAAGATTACGTGAAGCTTTGAAAAAGTTACAACTCAATGATGCAAGTTTTACTTTTGAAATTGAGGTTTCTAATGCGCTTGGATATGGATTCCGTTGTGGGTTTTTAGGAATGTTACATTTAGAAGTAATTCAAGAAAGGTTAGAAAGGGAATTTAATTTAGATTTGACTGCTACAGCTCCAGGGGTAATCTATCAAGTTACTACTAGAAGTGGTGATGTTCGTAAAGTTCATAATCCTCATGATTTTGGTGAATCGCAAGATATTGCTAATATTAAGGAGCCATGGATCTGTGCTACTATTATGGTACCTGATCAATATTTAGGTGTTATTATGTCATTATGTAATAATAAAAGAGGTGAAAAACTAGATTTGTCATATTCAGGTAATACAGCATTGTTAAAATATAGATTACCATTATCTGAAGTTGTGTTTGATTTTTATGATAGAATAAAGTCTATGTCTAAGGGTTATGCTAGTTTAGATTGGGAAATGGATGAATATTTGGATAGTGAAATTGCTAAATTAAGTATTCTAATAAATTCTGAACCAGTAGATGCTCTTGCATGTATTATTCATAAAAGTAAAGTGGAACAGAGAGGACGTGAAATATGTCTTAGGTTGAAAGATTTAATCCCAAGACAACAATATAAAATTGCAATACAAGCAGCAGTGGGAGGAAGAATTGTTGCTCGTGAAACTATTTCTCCGTATCGTAAAGATGTTACAGCAAAATTATATGGTGGAGATGTTACCAGAAGGATGAAATTATTAGAAAAACAGAAGAAAGGAAAGAAAAGATTGCGATCTATAGGGAATGTTAATGTTCCGCATAATGCGTTTATTCAAGCGTTAAAAATAATAGATTAG